The Acinetobacter shaoyimingii DNA segment CAATTGGATTTAAGTCTTGGCGCTGGATGTTTTCAATTAACGCCAATGCAATTGCAACTTGATCCGATAAATCACGAACAATAGCTGGAACTGTCTCTAAACCTGCAATTTGTGCAGCACGCCAACGACGCTCACCCGCAATAATTTCATACTGATGTACTTCATCTTCAATCGGACGAATGACAATCGGTTGCATCACCCCATGCTTTTTGATTGAAGCAGCAAGTTCTTGCAAATCTTCTTCTTTAATAAAGCGACGTGGTTGATAATTACCACGTTTCAACACTTTTACGTCAATCTGTTTCAGCTGACCATGATCTAGTGCTTGCACTTCAAGTTGTAATTTTTCTTTTTGGATTGAGCCCAATAACGCATCCAAACCACGACCCTTTGCCAAGCCTCTTTTTTTTACGGTCATGCTTTATTTCCTTTTCTCACATTGGTTTTTTTTAACATCTCAGCTGCAAAGTTTAAATAAGCAACCGCACCTTTTGAACTTTTTTCAAAATAAATAATCGGCAATCCATGTGCAGGTGCTTCAGCTAAACGCACATTACGCGGAATCACCGTTTTGTATAATTTCTTCCCGAAATATTGTTCTAACTCATCTGACACATCACGTGTGAGTGCATTACGTGGATCAAACATGGTTCTCAGCACCCCGACAATTTCTAACTCAGGATTCAACGCTTGCTGAATTTTATCGATGGTTTGGGTTAGATCTGCCAAGCCTTCTAAAGCATAATATTCACACTGCATTGGAATAATCACGCCATTAACAGCCGCCAAAGCATTGACGGTAATTAAACTTAAACTTGGAGCACAATCGACAATAATAAAATCAAACTGATGTTCAATTTCTTTTAAAGCTTCACGCAAAATAAATTCACGACCGTCCAACTCAGCAATTGCAAGCTCTGCACCTGCCAAATCACGGTTTGAACCCAAAATTTTATAGCCGACTTCAGACTTATGAATAGCAGTTTCAATAGGAATCTCACCCAAAAGTACATCCGTCACAGAATAGAGCAAATCATTTTTTTGCACACCTGAACCCATGGTGGCATTACCCTGAGAGTCCATATCCACCAACAATACGCGCTTTTTCAACACTGCCAAAGAAGCAGCTAAATTGACCGCTGTCGTGGTTTTACCTACGCCACCCTTTTGGTTCGCAATTGCAATAATTTGAGCCATGGTAACCCCAGTCCTTAGAAATTTTTTAAATCTGTTTTAATAAAAGTAAATGGCGTTGTTCATCTAATCGTGGAACACTTAACGCAATAATCTGACAATCAAATTCATTTTTCAATTGTTCAACTTCCTCATGCGGGATCAGCCCCTTCATTGAAGCAATTTGACTTTCTGCATGCATAAATGGACGAGATGCAGTGACAAAATCAGTCAAAGACGCAAAAGCACGACTAGTAATCACATCGAACTTACCCAACTCATGAATACTTTCTTCATTTTCTACACGGGTTTGTACAGCAACCACATTTTTTAATTTTAAGTCAGCAATAAACTGCTTCAAAAATCGAATTTTTTTACCATTCGAATCCAATAATACACATTGGCGCTCTGGTTGGCATAAAGCAATGATCATGCCCGGCATACCACCGCCAGTACCAATATCCAATAAACGACCTTCTGGTAAGTCTTTCAAAATACTCAAACTATCAAGTAAATGTTTAACCAACATTTCTTTTGGATCACGAATCGCTGTCAAGTTATATGCTTTATTCCAAAGCACCAAAGCATCTTGATACTTTAGTAATAAACCCAATGCTTCATCACTGAGCGTCAAGCCAAGTTTCTGACTACCTTGTTGTAAGTCTTGAAAAAAAGGATGCATAAAAAGAAAACATCTGAATAAAATTTAAATCAAAGTATACCTATTTATGCACCGTGGAACACTATTTAACGATTAGCGATTACACACTTAATCATAGAACCCATCACGAATTTGCAAATCTAAGTGACTTAATCGTTCAGGCGTACCCACATCGACCCAAGCACCTTGCATTTTTTCTGCTGAAATTTGAGTATTTTGCATCGCTTGAATCAGTAAGGGAGCAAGTGGACGTTTACCGGGTGCCAAGCCATCAAAGAGTTTTGGATCAATCACCGCCACACCGCTATAAGTTAAATTCTCACCGTGTTGATTTTGATCAAAACTATAAGCACGACCATTGGCCAAAGTAAAATCACCATTTGGATGTTGTGTAGGATTATCCACCAAGATTAAATGCGCCAAATTACCCTTTAATTGCACATCCAAGAGTGGAGCAAAATCCATGGTGGTCCAAACATCACCATTGACCAGTATAAATGGCTCAGTTCCCAATAACGGCAATGCGTTGATAATGCCTCCTGCGGTTTCTAAGCCTTCATCTTCTCGCGTCCAACGTATGTCTACACCAAACTGTGACCCATCTCTCAACTTGGCAATGAGCTTATCTGCAAGCCATGCAGAGTTAATCACAATTTCAGTCACACCAATTTTTTTTAATTTTTCGATATGCCAAACAATCAGCGACTTCCCGCCCACTTCTAGCAAAGGTTTCGGTGTATATAAAGTCAATGGACGCATGCGGTTGCCTAAACCAGCTGCTAGAATCATGGCTTTCATTAAGCAACCACCTCATATTTTCCAAATTTTTCTTCGAATTTTGGCAATACTGCCGTACGTATAAAATGCATAAAGTCATCTAACTCAGCATACGGCTGGCTTTCTTCAAGCAAGTACCACATCACACGTGGTAAGTCTTTGAGATAACCTGACTTCCCGTCACGCTCATACAAACGCACAAAGATACCTAAAATTTTAATATGACGTTGAATCGCCATTAAATCTGCATCACGTTTAAATTGTTCAAAGTCACGATCTTGCTTAGCTGACTCTGGTAATAAGTCATAGAACACTTTAAACCACCCGTATACACGTTCCGCATTCCACTGTACGTAGGCATCACGTGTAATTGAAATAAGATCATAAGTGTCTGCACCAATCACAGCATCTTGAAAGTCAATCACACCCTGCTCAACTTCACCTTCAATCACCATCAAATTACGGCTATGAAAGTCACGATGTACAATCACCTGTGGCTGTTTAAGTGCAGCATTTGCCAAAAAATCGAATGTTTTTTGAATGAGACTTTGTTCTTGTTCATTTGGGGTGATTTTCAGTGAAGGCAATAGCCATTCTGTCAGCAATTGCATTTCACTGATCAATTTTTCGCTAGAGTATTTTGGTAATTGATTTTTTCCATCAACACTTTGTAAATGGATCAACTGTTTAAAACTTTGTGCATAGTGAGCATCAACTGTTTCATCATTTAACAAATTTGCCAGCACCACATCACCAAAATCTTCAAGTAAAAGAAAACCTTGAGCTAAATCTTGTGCAATAATATGCGGAACACGCACGCCTTGCTGATCAAGAAACTGATCAATTGCTACAAATGGACCACAATCTTCCTTTGGTGGAGGCGCATCCATGAGCATAAATGTTTTATTATTCAACACAATTCGTGCATAACGACGGAAGCTCGCATCGCCTGCCAGAAAATTTATTTGTATTTGATCTGATTGAAGAACAGATTCAAGCCATGTTTGTATCAATGTTTCACGTTGTG contains these protein-coding regions:
- a CDS encoding ParA family protein, whose translation is MAQIIAIANQKGGVGKTTTAVNLAASLAVLKKRVLLVDMDSQGNATMGSGVQKNDLLYSVTDVLLGEIPIETAIHKSEVGYKILGSNRDLAGAELAIAELDGREFILREALKEIEHQFDFIIVDCAPSLSLITVNALAAVNGVIIPMQCEYYALEGLADLTQTIDKIQQALNPELEIVGVLRTMFDPRNALTRDVSDELEQYFGKKLYKTVIPRNVRLAEAPAHGLPIIYFEKSSKGAVAYLNFAAEMLKKTNVRKGNKA
- the rsmG gene encoding 16S rRNA (guanine(527)-N(7))-methyltransferase RsmG, whose product is MHPFFQDLQQGSQKLGLTLSDEALGLLLKYQDALVLWNKAYNLTAIRDPKEMLVKHLLDSLSILKDLPEGRLLDIGTGGGMPGMIIALCQPERQCVLLDSNGKKIRFLKQFIADLKLKNVVAVQTRVENEESIHELGKFDVITSRAFASLTDFVTASRPFMHAESQIASMKGLIPHEEVEQLKNEFDCQIIALSVPRLDEQRHLLLLKQI
- the murU gene encoding N-acetylmuramate alpha-1-phosphate uridylyltransferase MurU, with translation MKAMILAAGLGNRMRPLTLYTPKPLLEVGGKSLIVWHIEKLKKIGVTEIVINSAWLADKLIAKLRDGSQFGVDIRWTREDEGLETAGGIINALPLLGTEPFILVNGDVWTTMDFAPLLDVQLKGNLAHLILVDNPTQHPNGDFTLANGRAYSFDQNQHGENLTYSGVAVIDPKLFDGLAPGKRPLAPLLIQAMQNTQISAEKMQGAWVDVGTPERLSHLDLQIRDGFYD
- a CDS encoding aminoglycoside phosphotransferase family protein — translated: MNTQRETLIQTWLESVLQSDQIQINFLAGDASFRRYARIVLNNKTFMLMDAPPPKEDCGPFVAIDQFLDQQGVRVPHIIAQDLAQGFLLLEDFGDVVLANLLNDETVDAHYAQSFKQLIHLQSVDGKNQLPKYSSEKLISEMQLLTEWLLPSLKITPNEQEQSLIQKTFDFLANAALKQPQVIVHRDFHSRNLMVIEGEVEQGVIDFQDAVIGADTYDLISITRDAYVQWNAERVYGWFKVFYDLLPESAKQDRDFEQFKRDADLMAIQRHIKILGIFVRLYERDGKSGYLKDLPRVMWYLLEESQPYAELDDFMHFIRTAVLPKFEEKFGKYEVVA